Proteins encoded together in one Aminipila butyrica window:
- a CDS encoding electron transfer flavoprotein subunit beta/FixA family protein: MNVIVLIKEVPDMDTVRFDTENGRVDRSSAEAEINPFDLNALQAAVELKEQGATVTVLTMGPPRAEKTVRDAYARGADLGVLLSDSKFGGADTWATSVTLAAGIKKLGAFDLVLCGEKSVDGDTAQVGAEIAEILGIPHAYYVEHIQNVSKDSIQVRVEDICGSKQVRELTLPALISVTKNLNTVQLPEIRRKLLSLNVPITKFGLEDMAGHTSQEQVGLKGSKTKVLKIYVPAEIQRNNRIYRDHFNQFQKNVWAELCKRNLLPNRGDQHEII; the protein is encoded by the coding sequence ATGAATGTAATCGTGCTTATTAAAGAAGTACCGGACATGGATACAGTTCGCTTTGATACGGAAAACGGGCGGGTGGACCGATCCTCCGCAGAAGCCGAAATCAACCCATTTGACCTTAACGCCTTGCAGGCAGCAGTAGAGTTGAAGGAACAGGGGGCAACTGTAACAGTATTGACCATGGGGCCCCCTCGAGCAGAGAAGACGGTACGGGATGCCTATGCCAGAGGGGCAGACTTGGGTGTTCTTCTCAGTGATTCAAAGTTTGGAGGAGCGGATACCTGGGCTACATCGGTAACGTTGGCGGCGGGCATAAAGAAATTAGGCGCATTTGACTTAGTCCTTTGCGGAGAAAAGTCTGTGGATGGAGATACAGCCCAGGTGGGGGCCGAAATTGCGGAGATTCTAGGTATTCCACACGCCTACTATGTGGAGCATATCCAGAACGTTTCAAAAGACAGCATTCAGGTAAGGGTGGAAGACATCTGCGGCAGCAAGCAGGTGCGGGAGTTGACGCTGCCCGCCTTGATTAGCGTGACCAAGAACCTCAATACTGTTCAGCTGCCAGAAATCCGCAGAAAGCTTCTATCGCTGAACGTTCCTATAACCAAGTTCGGGCTGGAGGATATGGCAGGACACACATCGCAAGAGCAGGTAGGCTTAAAGGGATCAAAAACAAAAGTGTTAAAAATCTATGTGCCAGCAGAGATTCAACGGAATAACCGGATTTACCGGGATCATTTCAACCAGTTTCAGAAGAATGTATGGGCAGAACTGTGCAAACGAAACTTGTTGCCGAATCGAGGTGATCAACATGAAATCATCTGA
- a CDS encoding electron transfer flavoprotein subunit alpha/FixB family protein, whose product MKSSENLLVFAECNKEGIHPVAFELLAKGKELCEKSGSALHCLVLGNQDTEILDLQELNIRGADEVFYIKDDCFTWAEECLYKENIVPFIRERNPHTVLFGATNFGRSLAPRVAAALQTGLTADCTNLTMDEDGRLIQIRPAFSNNILAHIKTLSYPQIATIRYKEFQEAERDEAREAKLTVLEAYRKAYEGATVLESLREQEFDITKAEVVVSGGRGIKRKEDLQMLQELAELLGGELGVSRALVDGGMISSAHQIGYSGNRVKPKVYIACGISGAPQHIAGMKDADLIIAINKDPSAPIFKFADYGYVGNLYEVIPQMISGIKNGVQGGEFG is encoded by the coding sequence ATGAAATCATCTGAGAATCTGCTAGTATTTGCCGAGTGCAACAAGGAAGGAATCCATCCAGTGGCCTTTGAGCTGTTGGCCAAAGGAAAAGAATTATGTGAAAAAAGTGGCTCAGCCCTGCACTGTCTGGTACTGGGGAATCAAGATACCGAGATACTGGATTTACAGGAATTAAATATTCGGGGAGCCGATGAAGTCTTTTACATAAAAGATGATTGTTTTACTTGGGCAGAAGAATGTTTGTATAAGGAAAATATCGTCCCTTTTATTCGGGAGCGGAATCCGCATACGGTGCTCTTTGGCGCGACGAACTTCGGTCGCTCCTTGGCCCCGCGGGTGGCAGCTGCCCTACAGACGGGTTTGACAGCAGACTGCACGAATTTGACCATGGACGAAGATGGCCGCTTGATTCAGATTCGACCGGCTTTTAGCAACAACATCCTAGCTCACATTAAAACCCTTTCTTATCCGCAGATTGCCACCATCCGTTATAAGGAGTTTCAGGAAGCGGAGAGGGATGAGGCCAGAGAGGCGAAGCTTACGGTTCTGGAAGCCTATAGGAAAGCTTATGAGGGTGCCACTGTGCTGGAAAGTCTCAGGGAGCAGGAATTTGATATTACGAAGGCGGAGGTCGTGGTCAGCGGCGGACGGGGAATCAAAAGGAAGGAAGATTTGCAGATGCTCCAGGAGCTGGCAGAACTTCTCGGCGGAGAGTTGGGCGTATCTCGTGCCCTGGTAGATGGAGGCATGATTTCCAGCGCCCATCAGATTGGGTACAGTGGAAATCGAGTGAAACCCAAGGTTTACATTGCCTGCGGCATCTCCGGCGCACCGCAGCATATAGCGGGTATGAAGGACGCTGATCTAATCATCGCCATCAACAAGGACCCCTCGGCACCCATCTTTAAGTTTGCGGATTACGGGTACGTAGGCAATCTTTATGAGGTTATTCCCCAGATGATTTCTGGCATAAAGAATGGGGTGCAGGGAGGTGAGTTCGGATGA
- a CDS encoding FAD-binding oxidoreductase has translation MKDADVKNLTDIVGADWIITDLEQKSAYFYDEIERALRPVANEQSIVVKPKNTEELSAIMAYAYEQEIPVVIRGGGTGLCGGATPVVESLILSMERFKKIIQIDEDNMMAELEAGVTLRELLDELEGHKGIAFPVHPGDEGAQIGGMVTTNAGGARAVRHGIMRNHIKGLEVVLPDGEVLKLGGRLLKDNAGYSLMNLLTGSEGTLAAITKVILRLYPEDKYSATLAIAFADMDQASAAVLEIIKSGVSPLAVEYQDKKLNLETAAYLGLHWPLDEGEADLMIILSERSEAALYLACEQIEAICRKHQAVKAVYAGTKKEQAELLMIRSGSYEIIQELIAHNLDMAVPPARVPEFMRGLRKLAEKYGTRTNIVAHIADGNVHNDILLEDGKIPAFTPDLLKEMYELCFQLGGTITGEHGVGKLRLADLKLQKNNRELELMKQIKKIFDPKGILNPGTVVQIDGCNKN, from the coding sequence ATGAAGGATGCAGACGTAAAAAATTTGACAGATATCGTAGGGGCCGATTGGATTATAACGGACTTAGAGCAGAAATCCGCTTACTTCTATGATGAAATTGAGAGGGCCTTGCGGCCGGTGGCGAACGAACAGTCCATTGTGGTAAAACCGAAGAATACAGAAGAACTTTCTGCGATTATGGCCTATGCTTATGAGCAGGAGATCCCTGTGGTCATTCGCGGCGGAGGCACCGGACTCTGCGGGGGAGCTACTCCGGTGGTGGAGAGCCTGATCCTTTCAATGGAACGATTTAAGAAAATTATTCAGATTGATGAAGACAATATGATGGCGGAGCTGGAAGCCGGAGTGACGCTGCGGGAGCTGCTGGATGAGCTAGAGGGGCATAAAGGCATCGCCTTTCCCGTACATCCGGGGGATGAAGGGGCGCAAATTGGCGGCATGGTCACCACCAACGCTGGAGGGGCCAGAGCTGTGCGCCACGGCATCATGAGAAATCATATCAAGGGGTTAGAAGTGGTCTTGCCGGATGGAGAGGTCTTGAAGCTGGGGGGCAGACTGCTGAAAGACAACGCTGGCTACAGTCTGATGAATCTCCTGACCGGCAGCGAGGGAACCCTGGCGGCAATCACAAAAGTGATTCTTCGGCTTTATCCGGAAGATAAATATAGTGCGACTCTCGCCATCGCTTTTGCAGACATGGATCAGGCATCTGCGGCAGTGTTGGAAATTATTAAAAGCGGTGTATCCCCGCTGGCGGTGGAATATCAGGATAAAAAACTTAACCTGGAAACCGCAGCATATCTGGGCCTTCATTGGCCTTTAGATGAGGGAGAGGCCGACCTGATGATTATTTTGTCCGAGAGAAGTGAAGCTGCCCTGTATTTGGCTTGCGAACAAATTGAAGCAATCTGCCGGAAACATCAGGCGGTGAAAGCCGTCTATGCAGGTACGAAAAAGGAGCAGGCAGAGCTGCTGATGATACGAAGCGGCAGCTACGAAATCATCCAGGAGCTTATTGCTCACAATTTAGATATGGCGGTACCGCCAGCAAGGGTGCCGGAATTTATGAGGGGCTTGAGGAAGCTGGCAGAGAAATATGGAACCAGAACCAACATTGTAGCACATATTGCAGACGGCAATGTCCACAATGACATTCTATTGGAAGACGGAAAGATTCCGGCCTTTACACCAGACTTGCTGAAGGAAATGTATGAGCTATGCTTCCAGCTGGGCGGAACCATTACAGGAGAACACGGGGTAGGTAAGCTGAGGCTGGCAGATTTGAAACTGCAAAAGAACAACAGAGAGTTGGAGCTCATGAAGCAGATTAAAAAAATCTTCGATCCAAAGGGGATTTTAAATCCCGGAACGGTGGTGCAGATCGATGGGTGCAACAAGAACTAG
- a CDS encoding pyridoxal phosphate-dependent aminotransferase, giving the protein MKDKFIAKRYWKDGSTPMGKVDELAKKYEGVINLSLGDPDLTTPEVIIDRAFADARAGHTKYTDFRGDPELRQEIAAYYKERFGLSLGDEEIFVAASGCLGMYLVLEAILDEGDEVILQAPYFTPYPQQVELARGVAVEFPMLEEEDFRINIKRLEQTITARTKAIVINSPNNPTGNCLSEQDLENIARIAKKYDLIVISDEIYTAYSYQEPFVPIMSLEGMRERTVTINSFSKDYIMTGWRVGNIIAPPNIIRTIQQINENVVFTAPSISQRAAIYAMRHRQEFQADIVGEYRRRAEYGAKRINEISWMSVIEPPKGTFYLFANVKKTGLSSEEVSRLILEQAKVLTIPGNAFGDCGEGYIRLACTVSMEVLKEAFDRMEQIRF; this is encoded by the coding sequence ATGAAGGATAAATTTATAGCTAAGCGATATTGGAAAGACGGATCAACCCCTATGGGAAAGGTTGATGAGCTGGCCAAAAAATATGAGGGTGTCATCAATCTGAGTCTGGGAGATCCTGATCTGACCACGCCGGAGGTTATCATCGACAGGGCCTTTGCCGATGCGAGAGCAGGGCATACCAAATATACAGACTTTCGCGGGGACCCAGAACTGAGACAGGAAATTGCTGCCTACTACAAGGAGCGCTTCGGCTTAAGTCTTGGTGATGAAGAAATATTTGTGGCAGCCAGCGGTTGTCTGGGTATGTATCTCGTCTTGGAAGCAATCCTCGATGAGGGGGATGAAGTAATTTTACAGGCTCCTTATTTCACGCCCTATCCCCAGCAGGTGGAGCTGGCCAGGGGGGTTGCCGTGGAGTTTCCCATGCTGGAAGAAGAAGACTTTCGTATTAATATAAAAAGGCTGGAACAGACGATTACAGCCCGAACAAAGGCCATCGTCATCAATAGCCCGAACAACCCTACCGGAAATTGTCTCAGCGAGCAGGATTTAGAAAACATTGCCCGCATTGCGAAAAAGTATGATTTGATAGTGATTTCTGATGAAATCTATACCGCTTACAGCTATCAGGAACCTTTTGTACCGATAATGAGTTTGGAAGGCATGCGAGAGCGGACGGTGACCATCAATAGTTTTTCGAAGGATTACATTATGACCGGCTGGCGGGTAGGCAACATCATCGCTCCGCCTAATATCATAAGAACCATCCAACAAATCAACGAAAACGTGGTATTTACAGCTCCTTCCATATCTCAGCGGGCGGCTATTTACGCCATGAGACATCGTCAGGAGTTTCAGGCGGATATTGTGGGAGAGTATAGACGACGGGCGGAATATGGCGCTAAGCGAATCAATGAAATCTCTTGGATGTCGGTTATTGAACCGCCGAAGGGCACCTTTTATCTGTTTGCCAATGTGAAGAAAACAGGATTGTCTTCTGAAGAGGTCAGCCGGTTGATTTTAGAGCAGGCTAAGGTTCTGACGATTCCAGGCAATGCCTTCGGGGACTGCGGGGAAGGGTATATTCGCTTGGCCTGTACGGTGAGCATGGAGGTTTTAAAAGAAGCGTTTGACCGGATGGAGCAAATACGCTTTTAA
- a CDS encoding TetR/AcrR family transcriptional regulator — translation MEESSTLQNILNAAKTEFLQKGFQTASLRNIVKNAGVTTGAFYGYFSNKEALFAALVEKHASAIMGRFMCAQEEFMKLPEEEQPESMSDFSGDCMAWMVDYIYEHFDVFRLIICCSEGTAYADFVHAMVEVEVESTYRFMESLRSLGHQVPELDRQFCHIVCSGMFNGVFEMVVHQMPQADAKIYISQLQQFHRAGWMNILGL, via the coding sequence GTGGAAGAATCCAGCACGCTGCAAAACATTTTGAATGCAGCCAAGACAGAATTTTTACAAAAGGGCTTTCAGACAGCTTCACTGCGAAATATTGTGAAGAATGCCGGGGTGACCACAGGGGCTTTTTATGGGTACTTCTCCAACAAGGAAGCCTTGTTTGCTGCCTTAGTGGAAAAACATGCTTCGGCAATCATGGGGCGGTTTATGTGTGCTCAAGAGGAATTTATGAAGCTCCCGGAGGAGGAACAGCCAGAGAGCATGTCTGACTTTTCGGGAGATTGCATGGCTTGGATGGTAGACTATATCTATGAGCACTTCGATGTGTTCAGACTGATTATCTGCTGTTCAGAAGGTACGGCCTATGCGGATTTTGTTCATGCCATGGTGGAAGTAGAGGTGGAATCCACCTATCGGTTTATGGAATCCCTGAGGTCCCTTGGACATCAGGTGCCGGAACTAGATCGGCAGTTCTGTCATATCGTCTGCAGCGGTATGTTTAATGGTGTCTTTGAAATGGTAGTCCACCAGATGCCGCAGGCGGATGCAAAAATCTACATTTCCCAGCTTCAACAATTTCACCGAGCTGGCTGGATGAATATTTTAGGGCTTTGA
- a CDS encoding ABC transporter ATP-binding protein, translating to MKKKSSLSKLMTYAGSYRYFTYSSWVLSALSALMALIPFWYLWQIIKEVLRVMPDFERAENLAHFGWMAVLFAVLSILVYIGGLMCSHIAAFRVQANLRIQMTHHICKLPLGFAESFGSGKLRKIINDSSATTETYLAHQLPDRYGALATPVGLLVLLMAFDWRLGLLSLVPVLLGFLVMISMTGAKMRQKMKEYQNALDDMSNEAVEYVRGIPVVKTFGQTVFSFKRFKDSIDRYRIWVTAYTKDLRLPMMFYTTAINSVFAFLVAGSLLFTAEGVTNEFLLNLIFYIIITPVISVTLTKIMFLSENAMLVDDALSRMDSVLGLEPLHQAGSTHQPNNNSIELRNVSYSYDGKQKALDDISLKLQPGQTIALVGPSGGGKTTLANILSRFFDPQEGQVLIGGVDVREMDKKVLMDTVSFVFQNSRLIKGSILENVRMSRPDASRAEVLEALKSAQCMDIIQKFPAREDTIIGTEGTYLSGGEQQRIAIARALLKNAPIVILDEATAFADPDNEHRVQQAFTELSKNRTVIMIAHRLSTIVHADCIYVLDNGQIAEWGTSSSLMEKKGMFFHMWNNYQDSVQWKVSKEVQG from the coding sequence TTGAAAAAGAAATCGAGTTTATCAAAACTGATGACCTATGCAGGGAGTTATCGGTATTTCACTTATAGTTCCTGGGTGCTGTCAGCCCTTTCTGCACTGATGGCCTTGATTCCATTTTGGTATCTATGGCAGATTATAAAAGAAGTTTTGAGGGTTATGCCAGACTTTGAAAGGGCGGAGAATCTGGCGCATTTCGGCTGGATGGCTGTCCTTTTTGCTGTCCTTTCCATCCTGGTCTATATTGGCGGTTTGATGTGTTCTCACATCGCAGCCTTTCGGGTGCAGGCGAATCTGCGCATACAGATGACACACCACATCTGCAAGCTGCCGTTGGGGTTTGCAGAGAGCTTTGGCAGCGGAAAACTCCGAAAGATTATCAATGATTCCAGTGCCACCACAGAAACCTATCTGGCCCATCAACTGCCGGATCGGTACGGTGCCCTTGCCACTCCGGTGGGGCTGCTGGTATTGCTGATGGCCTTTGACTGGCGTCTTGGACTTCTGAGCCTGGTACCTGTTCTGCTGGGTTTTCTGGTGATGATAAGCATGACTGGGGCGAAGATGAGGCAGAAAATGAAAGAATACCAGAATGCCTTGGACGATATGTCCAACGAAGCGGTGGAATATGTAAGAGGGATTCCCGTGGTCAAGACTTTTGGACAGACGGTATTTTCCTTTAAGCGTTTTAAGGACTCCATCGATCGGTATCGCATATGGGTTACGGCTTATACCAAGGATTTGCGGCTGCCGATGATGTTTTATACGACAGCTATTAACAGCGTATTTGCTTTTTTAGTTGCCGGGAGCCTGCTTTTTACAGCAGAGGGGGTAACAAATGAATTTCTGCTGAACTTGATATTCTATATTATCATTACGCCAGTGATTTCAGTAACCTTGACAAAGATTATGTTTCTTAGCGAAAATGCTATGCTGGTAGATGACGCCCTGAGCCGCATGGACAGTGTTCTGGGGCTGGAGCCCCTTCACCAAGCTGGCAGCACCCATCAGCCTAATAACAATTCCATTGAACTGAGAAACGTTAGTTACAGCTATGACGGAAAGCAAAAGGCCTTGGATGATATTTCTTTAAAGCTCCAGCCCGGGCAAACTATTGCGTTGGTGGGCCCTTCTGGCGGCGGCAAAACTACTCTTGCAAACATTCTATCTCGATTTTTTGACCCCCAAGAGGGGCAGGTTCTCATCGGCGGAGTGGATGTAAGGGAGATGGATAAAAAGGTATTGATGGATACGGTATCCTTTGTATTTCAAAACAGCAGGCTGATAAAAGGAAGCATTTTGGAAAATGTTCGCATGAGCAGACCAGATGCGTCTCGGGCAGAAGTACTGGAGGCCTTGAAAAGTGCTCAGTGCATGGATATTATTCAGAAATTCCCAGCAAGAGAAGATACGATCATCGGCACAGAGGGTACATACCTTTCCGGCGGAGAGCAGCAACGAATTGCTATCGCCAGGGCCCTGCTGAAAAATGCACCGATTGTGATTTTAGACGAGGCGACGGCTTTTGCCGATCCAGATAATGAACACAGGGTGCAGCAAGCTTTTACAGAGCTTTCTAAGAACAGAACGGTTATTATGATTGCTCACCGCCTATCTACTATTGTCCATGCCGATTGTATTTATGTGTTGGACAATGGTCAGATCGCCGAGTGGGGAACCAGCAGTAGCTTAATGGAGAAAAAAGGAATGTTCTTTCACATGTGGAACAATTATCAGGATTCTGTACAGTGGAAGGTGTCAAAGGAGGTACAAGGATGA
- a CDS encoding ABC transporter ATP-binding protein, protein MIQRLQKKFALSEQGAVDLIKAITACTLQNIAFMFPVGLLYYLVSDLMNGGVPEERRLFYGVGCLFSILLIFIITYFQYNATYLATYVETGVRRITLAEKLRKIPLSFFGKKDLADLTSTIMADCTFLETAFSHFIPELFGSIISTVLIAISLFFFDWRMALAALWVAPVAFAIVLLSAKVQEGLNQKAMDAKMACADGIQEYLETVQDLKANNAEDTYLVILDQKIKAVEHRAIIGEFGMAVFVVSAQLILKLGMATVALVGSALLIKGTLDVLTFFMFLLVVSRLYDPLQGALQNLAAVITARTNIARMNEILDHPVQTGEKELGNQGYDVTFDRVGFAYNSGETVLKDVSFTARQGQVTALVGPSGGGKTTVSRLAARFWDCNKGTITVGGMDISKVEPETLLSLYSIVFQEVTLFNNTIMENIRLGRKDASDDEVLEAARLANCHEFIKKLPKGYHTDIGENGCALSGGQRQRISIARAFLKNAPIILLDEATASLDVENETLIQTALSRLIKNKTVLIIAHRMRTVAGADQIVVLAEGNVVEQGDPKTLLDKKGLFSHMVDLQRQGQNWTLEKAVSYQKI, encoded by the coding sequence ATGATTCAGCGATTGCAGAAGAAATTTGCCCTATCTGAACAAGGGGCAGTTGATTTGATTAAGGCGATTACCGCCTGCACTTTGCAAAATATTGCTTTTATGTTTCCTGTAGGCCTGCTGTATTACTTAGTAAGTGATTTAATGAATGGCGGGGTACCAGAAGAACGCAGACTGTTTTATGGGGTAGGGTGTCTTTTCAGTATATTATTGATTTTTATCATTACTTATTTTCAATACAATGCCACCTACCTGGCCACTTATGTGGAGACCGGTGTGCGGCGTATTACGCTAGCGGAAAAATTGAGAAAGATTCCCCTTTCCTTTTTTGGGAAAAAAGATTTGGCCGACTTGACTAGTACCATCATGGCGGATTGCACCTTTCTGGAAACTGCCTTCTCCCATTTTATTCCAGAATTATTTGGTTCTATTATTTCCACTGTTTTAATTGCGATCAGTCTGTTTTTCTTTGACTGGCGTATGGCTCTTGCAGCTTTATGGGTAGCTCCGGTAGCTTTTGCTATCGTGCTTTTATCCGCTAAAGTACAGGAAGGGCTCAATCAGAAAGCTATGGATGCAAAAATGGCCTGCGCGGATGGTATTCAGGAATACTTGGAGACGGTTCAGGATTTAAAGGCCAACAATGCCGAAGACACCTATCTGGTCATCTTAGATCAAAAGATAAAAGCCGTAGAACACCGGGCTATCATCGGCGAATTCGGTATGGCTGTATTTGTGGTATCCGCTCAGCTGATTCTCAAGCTGGGCATGGCTACGGTAGCCCTTGTGGGCTCAGCGTTGCTGATAAAAGGCACGCTGGACGTGCTGACTTTCTTTATGTTTTTATTGGTTGTATCTCGGCTCTACGATCCCCTGCAAGGGGCTTTACAGAACTTGGCGGCGGTGATTACCGCTCGGACAAACATTGCCAGGATGAACGAGATTTTGGACCATCCGGTTCAGACCGGAGAGAAAGAACTGGGAAATCAAGGCTATGACGTGACCTTTGATCGGGTTGGATTTGCCTATAATAGCGGAGAAACCGTACTGAAGGACGTTTCCTTCACGGCCAGACAAGGCCAGGTAACGGCGCTGGTAGGGCCTTCCGGCGGTGGGAAGACAACGGTTTCCCGACTTGCAGCCCGTTTCTGGGACTGCAACAAAGGAACGATAACGGTGGGCGGCATGGATATTTCTAAGGTAGAACCTGAAACCCTGCTCTCCCTTTACTCCATCGTTTTTCAAGAGGTTACCTTATTTAATAATACCATTATGGAGAATATACGCCTGGGCCGAAAAGATGCATCGGATGATGAGGTGCTGGAGGCAGCCAGGTTAGCTAACTGCCATGAGTTCATAAAAAAATTGCCCAAAGGCTATCATACCGATATTGGCGAAAACGGTTGTGCTCTTTCCGGGGGGCAGAGGCAGCGGATTTCCATTGCCAGAGCTTTCTTAAAAAATGCGCCGATTATTCTTCTGGATGAAGCCACCGCCTCTTTGGACGTGGAAAATGAAACTCTCATACAGACGGCTCTTTCTCGGTTGATTAAAAATAAAACCGTGTTGATTATCGCTCATCGAATGAGGACGGTTGCCGGGGCGGATCAAATTGTCGTCCTTGCAGAGGGTAACGTGGTGGAACAGGGAGATCCGAAAACGCTTCTGGACAAAAAGGGCCTTTTCAGTCACATGGTTGACCTTCAGAGGCAGGGACAGAATTGGACACTGGAGAAGGCCGTTTCATATCAGAAAATTTAG